Proteins co-encoded in one Malus domestica chromosome 09, GDT2T_hap1 genomic window:
- the LOC103424331 gene encoding LOW QUALITY PROTEIN: protein LYK2 (The sequence of the model RefSeq protein was modified relative to this genomic sequence to represent the inferred CDS: inserted 2 bases in 1 codon) has translation MAAAAASSFSFLFFFSLLTAPDASGCYCNAANASSVENKCATFAIFRTNAYYSSLSNLSAYLVLNPLVIADANGFSANTEFLPKDELLLIPIDCKCGSGGLADKLQLVIPLRCACPSSSQRVKQSRXLISYPVSEGETIFELAVKFNTTQEAIVSANNRSFESFRPESLTPITSLLIPLERKPILGPLAKPRETNLRFPATSIPAISPHKKKAKMDQIELYVVLSGVTVGASIAIAAAFLLLKMKKKKKTSPKGCDVELQQLSLSVRTTSDKKVSFEGSQDTFVSQIVETTTPRKALVEMYTIEELTRATEDFSSSNHIEGSVYHGRLSGKNLAVKRTQPDSIPKIEFGLFHDAIHHHPNVMRLLGTCLRPEGEESFLVFEYAKNGSLKDWLHGGLAIKNQFIASCYCFLTWSQRLRICLDVAMALQYMHHIMNPPYVHRNVKSRNIFLDEEFNAKIGNFGMAKCAENEAEDQSFGYMAPEYLQQGVISPSIDIFAYGVVLLEVLCGQTPISRPGAKEEGNFYLSEKIKSVLKSDDAEELREWMDSALGDNYSFDAAVTLANLARACVDEDPSLRPSAGEVVEKLSQLVEQSKSVEGENIFISESSCKPLVKAAAPANNK, from the exons ATGGCTGCAGCTgctgcttcttctttttccttcctATTTTTCTTCTCACTTCTTACCGCTCCTGACGCTTCCGGCTGCTACTGCAACGCTGCAAACGCATCATCTGTAGAGAACAAGTGTGCAACTTTCGCGATTTTTCGCACTAACGCGTACTACTCCTCTCTCTCCAATCTGAGCGCTTACTTGGTCCTCAATCCGTTGGTGATAGCAGACGCGAACGGATTTTCAGCTAACACGGAGTTTCTTCCTAAAGACGAGCTTTTGTTGATACCGATTGATTGTAAGTGCGGCAGTGGTGGGCTTGCTGATAAGCTTCAGTTGGTGATCCCCTTGAGATGTGCTTGTCCTTCATCATCTCAACGTGTGAAACAATCAAG CTTGATTTCATATCCGGTGAGTGAAGGCGAAACAATTTTTGAATTGGCTGTTAAGTTCAATACAACACAAGAAGCTATCGTATCTGCAAATAACAGATCATTCGAAAGCTTTAGACCCGAAAGTTTGACACCTATTACATCTCTTCTGATTCCGCTTGAAAGAAAGCCTATACTCGGTCCCCTAGCAAAACCCCGGGAAACCAATTTGCGCTTTCCGGCAACTAGCATCCCAGCAATTAGTCCACACAAGAAGAAGGCGAAGATGGACCAGATCGAGTTGTATGTCGTGCTTAGCGGAGTCACTGTTGGAGCCAGCATTGCTATCGCGGCAGCATTCTTGCTACttaagatgaagaaaaagaaaaagacttcACCAAAAGGATGTGATGTGGAGCTGCAACAGCTCAGCCTAAGTGTGAGGACAACAAGCGACAAGAAAGTCTCGTTTGAAGGATCTCAAGATACTTTTGTCAGTCAAATCGTCGAGACCACCACACCACGAAAGGCGCTGGTGGAGATGTATACAATTGAGGAGCTGACGAGAGCAACCGAGGACTTCAGTTCGAGCAACCATATCGAGGGATCTGTGTACCACGGCCGCCTAAGCGGGAAGAACTTGGCAGTAAAGCGCACGCAGCCGGACAGCATTCCGAAGATAGAGTTTGGCCTTTTTCATGACGCAATTCACCATCACCCCAACGTAATGAGGCTGTTGGGAACTTGCTTGAGGCCGGAGGGGGAAGAATCGTTTCTGGTTTTCGAGTACGCGAAGAATGGATCTTTGAAGGACTGGCTCCACGGCGGATTGGCAATCAAAAACCAGTTCATTGCGTCATGCTATTGTTTCTTAACGTGGAGCCAAAGGCTGAGGATATGTCTTGATGTGGCCATGGCATTGCAGTACATGCACCACATTATGAACCCCCCTTATGTCCATCGAAATGTCAAGAGCCGAAACATTTTCCTAGATGAAGAATTCAATGCGAAGATTGGGAATTTCGGCATGGCAAAGTGCGCTGAAAATGAAGCCGAGGATCAGAGCTTCGGGTACATGGCACCCGAATATCTTCAACAGGGTGTGATTTCTCCGAGCATTGACATATTTGCATACGGTGTGGTGTTGCTAGAGGTCTTGTGTGGACAAACGCCAATAAGCAGGCCGGGCGCCAAGGAAGAAGGAAACTTTTACCTGTCGGAGAAGATCAAATCTGTGTTGAAGTCAGACGATGCAGAGGAGCTAAGAGAGTGGATGGACAGCGCGTTGGGGGATAACTATTCGTTTGATGCAGCTGTCACATTGGCGAATCTTGCGAGGGCCTGCGTCGACGAAGACCCTAGTTTGAGGCCTAGTGCAGGGGAAGTTGTCGAGAAGTTGTCGCAATTGGTGGAGCAGTCGAAAAGCGTGGAGGGAGAGAATATTTTTATCAGTGAGAGCTCTTGTAAGCCGCTGGTGAAGGCAGCAGCACCGGCAAACAATAAGTGA
- the LOC139198509 gene encoding putative calcium-binding protein CML19: MEKVAQYERVFKQFDGNGDGKISPMELQQCVGAIGSELSLTEAEVAVEYLDSDGEGLLGLDDFVKFVDGGCDEEKVSVLREAFKMHVMDGSGCITPKSLKRMLSRIGESKSVDECKNMIARFDLNSDGVLNFDEFKVMMF, encoded by the coding sequence ATGGAAAAAGTAGCACAATACGAGCGCGTTTTCAAGCAATTTGATGGCAACGGAGACGGAAAGATATCACCTATGGAGCTGCAACAATGTGTCGGAGCGATAGGCAGCGAGCTCTCGCTAACAGAGGCGGAGGTGGCGGTGGAGTACCTAGACTCAGACGGCGAAGGGCTGCTGGGGTTGGATGATTTTGTCAAGTTTGTCGACGGAGGATGCGACGAAGAGAAGGTGAGTGTTTTGAGGGAGGCTTTTAAGATGCACGTGATGGACGGGAGTGGGTGCATTACGCCCAAGAGTCTTAAGAGGATGCTGAGTCGAATTGGCGAGTCCAAGAGCGTCGACGAGTGCAAGAACATGATTGCGAGGTTTGATCTCAACAGTGATGGGGTGCTCAATTTTGATGAGTTTAAGGTCATGATGTTTTGA